The Embleya scabrispora genome contains the following window.
TGCGGGCGTTGGTGTCCGGGATCGCCTTGATCACGACCTTGTCGAACGGGTACGCGGCGGGGGCGCGGTAGCGCGGGTTGCGGGTGTAGGTGTAGCGGTCGCCGCGGGTGGTGTGGCCGGTGTCCAGGATGTACGGGCCGGTGCCCACCGGTTGCGCGTTGGCGTCGGCGAAGGCTTTGGGGCCGACCATCATCCCGGCGACCAGGCCGAGGTTGAACAACAGCGCCGGATCGGGGTCTTCAGGGCCAGTTCGACCTCGGTGGGGCTGTTGACCGTGACGCCGGCGACGGTGGCGACGGCGAAGGAGCTGGGCCCGTTGCTCGCGGCCATGCGGTCCAGGTTCTGTTTGACCACGGACGCGTCGAACGCGGTGCCGTCGCTGAACACGACGCCCTCGCGCAGGGTCATCCGCAGGTGCCGGCGCTCGGGATCGGTGTAGGTCCACGCGGTGGCCAGGCCCGGGCCCACGCTCTGGTCGGGGTTGACCGTGGTGAGCGCGTCGTACAGGGGCTGGAGGTAGGCGAGCATGTTGCCCCCGGCCGTCTTCGCCGGGTCCAGACTGGCCGCGTCGGCCGCGGCCGCCAGGGTCAGCGTCTTGCCGCCGGCGCCCTTCGAGGTGTTCGAGCCGCCGCAGCCGGCGACGGCGGCCACGACGAGTCCGGCGGTGGCGAGGGCCGCTGCGCAGCGGCGTCCCAGGATGGTCATGACTGGTCCTTTGTCGAATTCGCGGGACGAATTCGGGAATCGAATTCCCCGGTGCGGTCGGCCGGCCGAAATGTTGGCCGTTACACGTAACGGAAGCGTGCGGTCGGGATACTCGGTGTATTCACGGCACGCGACGGTTGCGTGGGTCGATGGATATGGCCGGGCATTTCGGCCGACCTCGCGGCGTGCTCGAATCGCCGCCGGACGGCCCGGGGGTGCGGGTGGGCGCGGCGGGTGCTGCGGGGGTGCGGGGTGTGGTGGAGCGGATGGGGCGCGGGGCGGGCCCGGCCGGTGCGTCCGGGTGGGTTCGGGTGGGTCCCGGGCGGGCCGTACCGGGCGGTTCCGGGCCGGTACGGGCCGGTCGGGCTAGGCCGGGTGGGCCGCCCGCCACGTGTTCGCCTGGGTGGCGATCAGCGCGGTGAGATCGCCCATCGCGACGTTGTAGTCGACGGTGTGCGTGCCCAGCGAAACGGACAGGCCGCCGTCGGGGAACATCCCGGCGCCGCCGGTGATGTCGAACCAGGTCGCGGTGCCGTTCGCGTCCTGCGTGAAGGCACACTTGCCGCTGACCCTGCCCTGGTATCGGGTGTAGCCGGACGGGTCGTCGGCCAGTTCGTACGCGGACAACACGTGTGCGAGGTGGCCGCGCGGGTTGAGCCAATTGCCGTCCATCAGGCGGCGGGTGGGCATGTACATGTCCAGCGGCGTCGCCGTGTCGGCCGGCGTGCCACGCAACAGCGCGGCCGGGTTGACGCACATCATCTGGTGCCCCGGTATCGGTGTGCGGCCGAAGGCCGATCCGGCCGGGAGCCCGCCGCCGGGCGGCAGCGCGTAGCTGTTGTAGGCCACCACGCACCCGGTGGGGACCGGCGCCTGGGGCCCGGAGCGTACGCACATCGGGATGTGCTGGAACGTCGAGGCCGGGTCGGCGCCGCCGCCCTGGGTCCCGCCGATCGGCACCTGGAGGTAGCCGCCGAGCAGCACCGCCGACACCAACCGGTCCTGCACGGCCGGGTTGCCGTCGATCTCCTGCTGCATCACCCGCGACACCACGCCGGTGCCCTGGGAGTGACCCAGGAGCACCACGCCGCGCCGCTGGTGGGTGACCGGGTCGATGTTGTGGTTGGCCCAGTAGTCGCGCCAGGCGTCCAGGACGTCGCGCGAGCCGGTCTCCGCGTCGAGCGGCACGCCCAGGCCGCCGACCAGCAGTTCGGAGAGCGAAGCCTGCCGGTACATCGGGGCGAACACCCGACACGTGCCGGCGAAGCGGCCGATCTGGTCGAGGGCGGCCGCGAGTGCGCTGTTGGACGGGCTCGGGGGCAGGGATCCGACCCGCAGGAGCGGATTGGGCAGCAGGTCGACGGTGGGGTACGCGTAGAAGCAGTCGATCTGCGGGTTCGCCGGTGCGGCGAACGGCTCGGGTACGCGCGAGCCGTCGGCGCGGACCGAGGTGGCGTCGAGCGTGGTGGTGGCCCCGTTGAGGTAGCGGGCGCTGAACGTGCCGTCGGGGCCCGGGCGTTGCGGGTTGCCGGCGAGGTCCTGGTTGCAGGGGTTGGTCGCGAGGCCGGGACGACAGAGCCAGACCGTCTCCTTGAGCGGGGAGGTCAGGCTTTTGCCGGTCGGGTCGGCGGTCGACGTGGTGTGCGCAGAGATGTTCGTGGCGCTGTTCGTGGCGCTGTTCGCAGAGATGTTCGTGCCGTTGTTCGGCGTGCTGTTCGAGGCGGCGGACGTGCCGGTCGGGATGACGGCGGCGGCCACGGTCAGGGTCAGCGCGCCCAGGGCGAGGAAGGTTCTCGATCTGCTCATGGCGTGAGCTCCGATCCGGGTGTCGTGAACTTTCGACGGGATGGAACTTACTAAGGACTAAGTAAATAATCTAGAGTGCCGATGTGACTGAGAATTCGGATGCACGTAAACCGGCCGTCGGCCGCGCTCGCGGCCGCACCAAGGCGCCGACCGCGAAGGGGGAGGAACGGCGTCGGGAGATCGTCGCCGCCGCGTCGGAATTGTTCGCCCGCGCGGGCTTTCGCGGCACCGGTATGGCGGAGGTGGCCCAGCGGGTCGGCATCACCGAGCCCGGCCTGCTCTACCACTTCGGCAGCAAGGAGGGCCTGCTCCGGGCCGTGGTCGAGCACCGGGACCTGCGCAGCCAGGCGTTCGCCCGGGACATCGCCGCGGTGGGCGGGCTCCAGGCGCTGCGCGAGATGCCCGCGTTCGCCCACCGCAACCGCGAACAGCCGGGTCTGGCCAAGCTGTTCGCGGTGCTGCTCGCGGAGAACCTGGATCCGGGGGACCCGGAGCACGACTTCTTCGTCCGGCGCTACCGCGAGATGCGCGCGGTGGTGGCCGGGATGATCCGCGAGGGTCAGCGCGGCGGCGAGATGCGTGCGGACGTGAGCCCGGAGCTGAAGGCGATCGAGATCCTGGCCGCGCTCGACGGCATCGCCTCCCAATGGCTGCTCGATCCCGAGGAGGTCGACCTGGTGGTCAGCATCGAGGAGTACGCCCGGACGCTGATCCGCGACCTGGCCACCGAACCCGAGCCGGCCGAGACCGGCGCACCCGAGGAGGTACAAGGATGACCGACGGCGGCGCTCGGGACTTCCCGCCCGCGTTCCTGTGGGGCGCGGCCACCGCGGCCCACCAGGTCGAGGGCGGCCTGAGCGACAACGACTGGATCGACTGGGAGAACGCCGGCCACACCGCCGAGCCCAGCGGCGTGGGCATCGACCAGTGGCGCCGCTGGCCGACCGACATCGCGCTGCTGGCCGAACTCGGGCACACCGCACACCGGATGTCGATCGAGTGGTCCCGGCTCGCCCCCTCGCGCGGGTGTGGGACACCGCCGCGTTCGACCACTACGCGCGGGTGCTGGACGGCCTGCGCGAGCACGGCCTCACCGCGTTCGTCACCCTCCAACACTTCACCCTGCCACGGTGGTTCGCGGCGCGCGGTGGTTGGTCGGCGCCCGACGCGCCCGAGATCTTCGCCGAGTTCGCCGCCGAGGCCGGGCACCGGCTCGGGGATCGCATCCCCTTCGCCGGCACGGTCAACGAACCGCAGATCGTCGCGTTCAACGGCTACCTGAAGGGCAACCACCCGCCCGGATACCGCGATCGCGACCGTATGGTCGCCGCCAACGAGACCCTGATGCGCGCGCACGACGCCGCCGTGACCGCGTTGCGCGCGACCGCGCCGAACACGCGCGTGGGCGTGTGCCTGCAACTCCCGCTGGTGCAACCGGCCGACCCGGACACCGCCGCCGACGTCGAACTCGCCGACTGGTACCGCGAGATGCTGGTCACCCGGCACCTGGAACACCTGCGCGACACGCCCGACCCCGGCGACTGGGTGGGCGTGCAGTACTACACCCGCGCCCGGGTGAACGCGGCCCTGGAACGGCAGCGACTCGGCGAGCCGCCGGCGGGCACGCCCACCACCCAGATGGGATGGGAGGTCTACCCGGACGGCCTCACCGAGATGCTGCGGCTGGCCGGCGAAACCACCGGCCTGCCGATCTACATCACCGAGAACGGCATCGCCACCACCGACGACGCCGAGCGGGTGGCCTACCTCGACAGCCACCTGCGCGCCGTCCGGGCCGCGCTCGCGGACGGCGTCGACGTGCGCGGATACCTCCACTGGTCCGCGTTCGACAACTTCGAGTGGACACACGGCTACCGCCCCCGCTTCGGCCTGATCGGCATCGACCGCGACAACGACCTCGAGCGCGTGATCCACCCCAGCGCACACGCCTACCGCCGGGTCATCACGAGCGGACGCATAGCCGCACTCCACGACCCCGCCCCCGACACGGCGACCGGAACAACACGGCCCACCCGCACCGAGGCCGAGCCGGACGGCCCCTGGGCCGGCGACCGCGCCAAGGCCGACCCGACCGAGTCCGAGCCCGAAGGCGACCCGACCGCATCCGAGCCCGTGCCCGAAACCGACCCGGCCACCCGCTCCGGTGCCGGCGTCGGCTGTGCGCAGGCCGAAACAGCCGGCGACCCGGCCCCGCGTTCCGGCCCCGATTCCCCCGAATTTCCCGGTCGTTCGGCCGGCTCGTTGAAGGAGATGCTGATGAGGATCGATCCGCCCGTGGTGCGGCTGTTGCAGCGTGTGGCCGCCGGGGCGCAGCCCGAGTCGCGGGATCTGGCGCTGCGGCGCGCGCAGTCGGCCGCCACGATGCGGCTCGCGGCATTCCCGCCGGGGCCCGACATCGAGGTCACCGAGCACACGGTTCCCGTCGCCGACGGCACCATCGCCGTGCGGGTGTGGCGGCCGAGAAACCCGCAAACGCCCGTCCCCGCCTACTTCTTCCTGCACGGCGGCGGCTGGGTCCTGGGCAACCTGGACACCGCCGAGGCCGAGTGCGGACCCGTCGCCTCGCTCGTCCCGTGCGCCGTGGTCCACGTCGACTATCGGCTCGCCCCCGAACACCCCTTCCCCACCCCGCTGGACGACTGCCTGACCGCCTACGCCTGGCTCCTGGAACACGCCGACGAACTCGGCATCGACCCCGACCTGGTCGCCATCGGCGGCGCGAGCGCCGGCGGCAACCTGGCCGCCGCGATGTGCCTGGCGCTGCGCGAACGCGGCCTCCCGCAACCCGGCCTCCAGGTCCTGGACGCCGCGCCGTTCGACCTCACCCCGATGCCGGACCCGGTCGCCGCCGGCGAACCGGCCCGGCCCGGACTGTCCGTCGCCGAGTTCAACATGTTCGCGCGGCACTACGTGCCGGAGGCCGAGGCCGCCGTCAACCCGCTCGTGTCCCCGCTGCGCGCCGCCGACCTGTCCGGCCTGGCACCGGCCCTGGTCGTGGTGGCCGAGTACGACCCGCTGCGCGAGCAGGCCGAGGACTACCTCGCGGCGCTGCGCGCGGCCGACGTCCCCGCCGCCGGCATCCGCGTCCTCGGTCACATCCACGGCGGCTGGGTCGTCCCGGCCACGGTCACCCACACCCTGGTCAACGAGATGCGCGCCGCCGCCCTGCGCCACGCCTTCGCCGGAACCCTGGTCGGCCCACTCACCCCGCGCCTGATCGAGCGCTTCGCCGCCGCCGAACCGGCCCCGCAGCCCGCCTGACCGGCGGCCGGCGCCGCACGCCGCGACACCGTGCCCGTCGCGGCGCGCGGCGCCGGGTTCAGCGGACCGTGACCTCGTCGACGAAGACGACGGCTCGGCCCGTACCGCCCGCGCCCCGCCGCTCGAACTGCACGCCGATCTCCCGGATGTCGCCGGGCGAGCCGACCCCGGCCAGGTTGAGGGTCAAGGTCGTGGCGTCCGGCCCCAGCGGGACGGCGCCGGCGTCGTACCACGTATCGGCGGCGGTGGTCTTGACGTAGAGCTTGGCCGTGCCGGCCGATGCCGTGGCCCGAACCGTGGCGGTCAGGGCCCGGCGACCGGACAGGTCGAGCCGCGCGCGGCGGCCGACGTACGCCTCCGAAGCCGCGAGGTCGATCTCGGCGCCGAGCGAACGGCGGCCCTCACTCGCCCAATCGCTCGTGCTCGCGGGCGCGGTCGCGGTGAGGTAACCGGTCCAGCCCTCGGTACCGGACTCGAAACCGGAGAGCAGGGTCGGCGGGGCGATCGCGGTGACGTCGTCCACGTACACGGCGCTGCGCCCATTCGCGCCCGGCGCGGGCCGAAACAGCACGCCGATCTCGCGGACGTCGCCGAGGTCGGCCACGCGGCCCAGATCCAGGCTCAACACCGCGCCGTTGGGGCCGATGCCCACCGCTCCCCCGTCGTACCAGGCCGACCCCGCGCCGGTGCGGATGTAGAACTTGGCGGTGGTACCGGCGGCGTGGTCGCCCCACTCGGCGGTACGGACCGTCGCGGTCAACGCACGAAAGCCCGACAGGTTTTGCCCCGCGACGCGGTTCAAGTACGCCTCGGAGCCGGTCAGATCGATGTCCGCCTTCAGGGATCGGCCGCCCTGCGCCGCCCATTCGTCCACCGACCAGGGGCCGGCCAGTACCTGCCAGCCGCCCCACCCCTGGGCGCCGGACTCGAAGTCGGCCAGCGGGACGGGTGTTCCGGCCGGGACGGGCCGGCCCTCGGTGCGCGCGGACACGGCGATCTCACCGCGCGTGATCGTCCACGGGTCGCCCATCAGCCGGGCCGCACCGGTGTTGGCGGTGGGCCGCCACTGGTCGTTCCAGGCCATGAAGTAGGCGGTGGCCGGGAATCGGGTACGGATCGCGTCGATCCACTTCCCGTAGTCCAGCGGCACCTCGATCACCCCGCCGGGACCGCTCCGCGGCCCGATCTCGGCGAACGCGAACGGCTTCCCCAGCGCGAGGAGTTCGTCGTATCCCTGAACGGCGGCGGGCTCGCGCACATAGCAGTCCAGGCCGACGACATCGGTATACGCCCCGCCCGGGTAATAGGACGAACGATTGCCGTAGTTGCAATCCGGCGCGTACACCCACAGCAGGTTGTGCAGGCCCTTGACCTCGGTGAGGTAGCCGTACATGTCGCGCCACACCGCGGCGAACGTCTGCGGATCCTGCGCACTCCACCAGAACGAATCGCCGTTCATCTCGTGCAACGGCCGAAACAGCACCGGCACGCCCGCGTCGGCGAGATCGCGCAACCCCTCCGCGACCCGGTCGAGTTCGGCCTGCCAGCGCCGACCGGTCCCGGTGCTCCGATCGGTGAGCCGATCGAACGTGGCCAACTTGGCGAACAGGCCGCTCCAGTCGGGCTGATCCGGATTGGGCAGGTGGGCGCTGACGGTGACCAGGCCACCGGACGCCGCCCAGTCCTTCAGGGTCGCGTTGCAGGCGTGGTCGATGGCGTTGCCGTCATGCCCGTAGTCGCACCCGAGCAGCCCGGGATACGCACCGGTCCGCGCCTTTGTCTCCTCCACCTGATCGAGCGAGAACGTCTTGCCGCTGTACCCGGCGAACTGACCGGACACCACCCGATTCTGCGCCCGATTGCCCAAGTGCCCGAGCCAGTCCCGGACATCGCGTACGGCGGACGTGGCCCGCGCATCACTCGGCGACACCGAATGCGCCCGAGCCGCCGACACCCCTGCCCCCGCCGAAACCACCAGGACAGCCACCAAGGCCGCCCACCTTTGCGCCCATCGCGATCGCACGCTGCTCAACCCCCGTCGAAACCGATCACCACAACGACACACAGGCTAACCACGTCACCGACACCGACACCGCCGAACGCGCTCACGCCCCTCGCCGACTCGACGCGTCGGCCGGCCCGGAGAAGCGGCCGAAGGAGGTACCCGAGGAACAGCCGAAGGAGCGGCTGGAGGCCGGTCGGCTACCGGACTTCCTTCGCACCCGGCTCCTGTGACCGAGCGGCCCCGGCGTCCGCCGATGCGCACAGCGTCCGGCGGACCGCGTCACGGAGCCAGCGGTGGGCGCCGTCGGCGGTGTGCCGGGGATGCCAGGCCATGCCGATGGTCACCGCCGGCAGGTCCACGGGCATGTCCAGGAGGTGCAGCCCGAGGGCGTCGGCGTCCTGCGTGAGGGGCGAAGGGGCGGCGCCGGGGAGCGCGGCGGGTACCAGACACACGACATCGCTGCGGGCGGCCAGGGTCATCGCGGCCAAGTGCGCGGGAAGGACGATGCCGACCCGCCGGCGCAGGTTGTGCTGGGCCAACGCGGCGTCGAGGGGGCCGGTGAACCTGCCGCGGCGGCTGACCGCGACGTGTTGGGCCGCGGCGAGCCGAGCCGGCGTCAGCTTCCCCTGCGTCAGCGGATGGCCGGGCCGGACCGCCGCCACCATGCGCAGGCCGACCAGTGCCTCCACCTGGGTCTCCGGGTCCACGTGGTCGATCGAACCGACCTCCAGGTCGATCCGGCCGTCGCGCAGCGCGGGACCGGCCTCCAACTCCTCGGCCCGGATCCGGAACGAGACACCCGGCGCCTCACGCCGACCCAGCTCCAACAGCCCCGGGGCCAGCGCCGCGCCGACCAGGTCGGCGGCCTGGAGCGTGAACGTGCTGCGCAGGCCCGCGGGGTCCACGCTCGCACCCGGCCCCAGCAGCGCCCCCAGGCTGCGGACGACCGCGGCGGCCTCCTCGCGCAGGGCCTGCGCCCGCGGGGTGGGAACCATCGCCTGCCCGGCCCGGACCAGAAGAGGGTCCTGAAGGATGCGGCGCAGCCGGGCGAGGTTGCGGCTCATCGCGGCAGGCGAGGTGTGCAGGCGCGCGGCGGCGCGAGTCACGCTGTGCTCGGCCAGCAGGGCATCCAGCGCGATGGCGAGATTGGCGTCGATGACCGGATCCGGGCTGCTCACCAGCATTATTCCATTTCAGTCAATGATTCCGTGCCGAAGTTCCCATTGTGGCATCACGGCGGTCCTCAGCAGGATGAGGGGCGTAACGAACCGGACGACACACGAGGTTTCCATGATCGTCATCACCGCTCCCACCGGGAACATCGGCCGCCACCTGCTCTCCGGCCTGCTCACGTCCGCCCCCGCCGCAGGGGAGGAACTGCGCGTGATCGTGCGCGATCCCGCCCGACTCCCCGACGAGGCGCGCGGAGCCGTCGACGTGGTCACCGGCTCGCACGCGGACGCCGACGTCCTCGACCGCGCCTTCGACGGCGCGGACGCCGTCTTCTGGCTCGTCCCCCCGGACGCCGCGCTGACCCCGCACGACGCCTACATCGGCTTCAGCCGCCCCGCCGTCAAGGCGCTCGCCGCCCACGGCGTCGGCCACGTCGTCGGCATCTCCGCACTCGGCCGCGGCACCGCGCTCGCCGACCGGGCCGGCATCGTCACCACCTCGCTGGCCATGGACGACCTCATCGCCGAAAGCGGCGCCGCCTACCGGGCCCTGGCCTGCGCTTCCTTCTTCGAGAACTTCCTGGAAGAGGCCGACTCGATCCGCGAGCACGGCTTCTTCACCGACACCGTCGAGGCCGACCGCAAAGCCCCCCTCGTCGCCGTCGCCGACATCGCGGCCGCCGCCGCCGACCTGCTCCTCGACCGCTCCTGGACCGGCACCGGCAGCATCCCG
Protein-coding sequences here:
- a CDS encoding DUF3089 domain-containing protein → MSRSRTFLALGALTLTVAAAVIPTGTSAASNSTPNNGTNISANSATNSATNISAHTTSTADPTGKSLTSPLKETVWLCRPGLATNPCNQDLAGNPQRPGPDGTFSARYLNGATTTLDATSVRADGSRVPEPFAAPANPQIDCFYAYPTVDLLPNPLLRVGSLPPSPSNSALAAALDQIGRFAGTCRVFAPMYRQASLSELLVGGLGVPLDAETGSRDVLDAWRDYWANHNIDPVTHQRRGVVLLGHSQGTGVVSRVMQQEIDGNPAVQDRLVSAVLLGGYLQVPIGGTQGGGADPASTFQHIPMCVRSGPQAPVPTGCVVAYNSYALPPGGGLPAGSAFGRTPIPGHQMMCVNPAALLRGTPADTATPLDMYMPTRRLMDGNWLNPRGHLAHVLSAYELADDPSGYTRYQGRVSGKCAFTQDANGTATWFDITGGAGMFPDGGLSVSLGTHTVDYNVAMGDLTALIATQANTWRAAHPA
- a CDS encoding TetR/AcrR family transcriptional regulator, which codes for MTENSDARKPAVGRARGRTKAPTAKGEERRREIVAAASELFARAGFRGTGMAEVAQRVGITEPGLLYHFGSKEGLLRAVVEHRDLRSQAFARDIAAVGGLQALREMPAFAHRNREQPGLAKLFAVLLAENLDPGDPEHDFFVRRYREMRAVVAGMIREGQRGGEMRADVSPELKAIEILAALDGIASQWLLDPEEVDLVVSIEEYARTLIRDLATEPEPAETGAPEEVQG
- a CDS encoding family 1 glycosylhydrolase, with the protein product MWDTAAFDHYARVLDGLREHGLTAFVTLQHFTLPRWFAARGGWSAPDAPEIFAEFAAEAGHRLGDRIPFAGTVNEPQIVAFNGYLKGNHPPGYRDRDRMVAANETLMRAHDAAVTALRATAPNTRVGVCLQLPLVQPADPDTAADVELADWYREMLVTRHLEHLRDTPDPGDWVGVQYYTRARVNAALERQRLGEPPAGTPTTQMGWEVYPDGLTEMLRLAGETTGLPIYITENGIATTDDAERVAYLDSHLRAVRAALADGVDVRGYLHWSAFDNFEWTHGYRPRFGLIGIDRDNDLERVIHPSAHAYRRVITSGRIAALHDPAPDTATGTTRPTRTEAEPDGPWAGDRAKADPTESEPEGDPTASEPVPETDPATRSGAGVGCAQAETAGDPAPRSGPDSPEFPGRSAGSLKEMLMRIDPPVVRLLQRVAAGAQPESRDLALRRAQSAATMRLAAFPPGPDIEVTEHTVPVADGTIAVRVWRPRNPQTPVPAYFFLHGGGWVLGNLDTAEAECGPVASLVPCAVVHVDYRLAPEHPFPTPLDDCLTAYAWLLEHADELGIDPDLVAIGGASAGGNLAAAMCLALRERGLPQPGLQVLDAAPFDLTPMPDPVAAGEPARPGLSVAEFNMFARHYVPEAEAAVNPLVSPLRAADLSGLAPALVVVAEYDPLREQAEDYLAALRAADVPAAGIRVLGHIHGGWVVPATVTHTLVNEMRAAALRHAFAGTLVGPLTPRLIERFAAAEPAPQPA
- a CDS encoding glycosyl hydrolase → MCRCGDRFRRGLSSVRSRWAQRWAALVAVLVVSAGAGVSAARAHSVSPSDARATSAVRDVRDWLGHLGNRAQNRVVSGQFAGYSGKTFSLDQVEETKARTGAYPGLLGCDYGHDGNAIDHACNATLKDWAASGGLVTVSAHLPNPDQPDWSGLFAKLATFDRLTDRSTGTGRRWQAELDRVAEGLRDLADAGVPVLFRPLHEMNGDSFWWSAQDPQTFAAVWRDMYGYLTEVKGLHNLLWVYAPDCNYGNRSSYYPGGAYTDVVGLDCYVREPAAVQGYDELLALGKPFAFAEIGPRSGPGGVIEVPLDYGKWIDAIRTRFPATAYFMAWNDQWRPTANTGAARLMGDPWTITRGEIAVSARTEGRPVPAGTPVPLADFESGAQGWGGWQVLAGPWSVDEWAAQGGRSLKADIDLTGSEAYLNRVAGQNLSGFRALTATVRTAEWGDHAAGTTAKFYIRTGAGSAWYDGGAVGIGPNGAVLSLDLGRVADLGDVREIGVLFRPAPGANGRSAVYVDDVTAIAPPTLLSGFESGTEGWTGYLTATAPASTSDWASEGRRSLGAEIDLAASEAYVGRRARLDLSGRRALTATVRATASAGTAKLYVKTTAADTWYDAGAVPLGPDATTLTLNLAGVGSPGDIREIGVQFERRGAGGTGRAVVFVDEVTVR
- a CDS encoding LysR family transcriptional regulator, with translation MLVSSPDPVIDANLAIALDALLAEHSVTRAAARLHTSPAAMSRNLARLRRILQDPLLVRAGQAMVPTPRAQALREEAAAVVRSLGALLGPGASVDPAGLRSTFTLQAADLVGAALAPGLLELGRREAPGVSFRIRAEELEAGPALRDGRIDLEVGSIDHVDPETQVEALVGLRMVAAVRPGHPLTQGKLTPARLAAAQHVAVSRRGRFTGPLDAALAQHNLRRRVGIVLPAHLAAMTLAARSDVVCLVPAALPGAAPSPLTQDADALGLHLLDMPVDLPAVTIGMAWHPRHTADGAHRWLRDAVRRTLCASADAGAARSQEPGAKEVR
- a CDS encoding NAD(P)H-binding protein; the protein is MIVITAPTGNIGRHLLSGLLTSAPAAGEELRVIVRDPARLPDEARGAVDVVTGSHADADVLDRAFDGADAVFWLVPPDAALTPHDAYIGFSRPAVKALAAHGVGHVVGISALGRGTALADRAGIVTTSLAMDDLIAESGAAYRALACASFFENFLEEADSIREHGFFTDTVEADRKAPLVAVADIAAAAADLLLDRSWTGTGSIPLLGPEDLSVNDLARIMTAQFGRPVRYERQALDDMYTTLVGYGLNEAFVQSIVDMKRAKDEGLDAGITRTPETTSPTSFEQWCAQVLKPAVLS